In the Arachis ipaensis cultivar K30076 chromosome B10, Araip1.1, whole genome shotgun sequence genome, one interval contains:
- the LOC107622678 gene encoding serine carboxypeptidase-like 2 codes for MVRLRSNCYSDNHGVLLLLLLLLLQISSQLVNCGSIVKYLPGFQGPLPFVLKTGYIGVGENDDVQSFYYFIESENNPREDPLMLWLTGGPGCSAFSGLVYEIGPLAFQVDEYDGGLPSLVYKPNSWTKVSSIVFVDVPVNTGFSYARTEFASQRSDSLSVSQAHQFLRKWIMDHPEFLKNKVYIAGDSYSGMHVPIIADEISKANERGLQPWINLQGYLMGNPVINRNEKNYAIPFAHGMGLISDELYKSLQKHCKGEYVNVDMRNVLCSRDVNSFDEITSGIDSANILEPNCEFATQKPLESSWRRSLTDNYPAKFKDTHLRLPSRNCRTYGYLLSAYWANDNKVRNALNVRKGTKKKWKRCTKNMPYKYDISSNFPYQVNLSRKGYRSLIYSGDHDMIVPFLATQAWIRSLNYSIVDDWRPWYTNGQVAGYTRTYSNAMTFATVKGGGHTAPEYKPPECFHMYSRWISGRPF; via the exons ATGGTTAGACTAAGGTCAAATTGCTATAGTGACAATCATGGGGTCCTACTTCTCCTTCTTTTGTTACTACTACAGATTTCATCTCAACTTGTAAACTGTGGCAGCATAGTGAAGTACCTTCCTGGGTTCCAGGGACCCCTTCCTTTTGTTCTTAAAACTGG GTATATAGGAGTAGGAGAAAATGATGATGTGCAGAGTTTCTACTATTTCATTGAGTCAGAGAACAATCCAAGAGAAGATCCTCTCATGCTCTGGCTCACTGGTGGTCCTGGCTGCTCTGCTTTTTCTGGCCTTGTCTATGAAATAG GACCACTTGCATTTCaagttgatgaatatgatggCGGCCTCCCTAGTTTGGTGTATAAGCCAAACTCATGGACTAAG GTAAGTAGCATTGTATTTGTAGATGTGCCTGTTAATACTGGCTTTTCATATGCTAGAACGGAATTCGCTTCTCAACGGAGCGACTCACTGTCAGTCAGTCAAGCCCATCAATTTTTGAGGAAG TGGATAATGGATCATCCAGAATTTCTCAAAAACAAAGTTTACATTGCTGGTGATTCATATTCTGGTATGCATGTTCCTATAATTGCTGACGAAATTTCAAAAG CAAATGAACGAGGCCTCCAACCATGGATAAATCTCCAG GGATACCTGATGGGGAATCCTGTAATAAATCGAAATGAAAAAAATTATGCAATCCCATTTGCTCATGGGATGGGACTCATTTCTGATGAACTATACAAG TCACTGCAAAAACATTGTAAAGGAGAATATGTAAATGTAGACATGAGAAATGTTTTGTGTTCAAGAGATGTCAACTCCTTTGACGAG ATCACATCAGGTATTGATTCAGCCAACATTTTGGAGCCCAACTGTGAGTTCGCCACACAGAAGCCATTGGAATCTTCTTGGAGGAGATCACTAACAGATAACTATCCTGCGAAGTTCAAAGATACTCATCTCAGGTTACCATCCAGGAATTGCCGG ACCTATGGATATCTCCTTAGTGCCTATTGGGCCAATGATAACAAAGTCCGAAATGCCCTTAACGTGCGGAAG GGAACTAAAAAGAAATGGAAACGCTGCACCAAAAATATGCCTTACAAGTATGATATCTCTAGCAACTTTCCATATCAAGTAAATCTCAGCAGAAAAGGCTATCGTTCCTTGATTTACAG TGGGGATCATGATAtgattgttcctttcttggcGACTCAAGCGTGGATAAGATCGTTAAACTACTCCATTGTAGACGATTGGAGGCCATGGTACACTAATGGACAAGTTGCAGG ATACACAAGGACCTACTCCAATGCAATGACATTTGCAACTGTCAAG GGTGGAGGGCACACAGCACCAGAGTACAAGCCTCCAGAATGCTTCCACATGTATAGCAGGTGGATCTCAGGGAGGCCTTTTTAA